CAGACCATTTATTAGATTTACTCGGACAGTATCTGCAAGAGCAGATCACGCCAACCATTGAGATTGATCCTGCGCAGTTGGCTTATCGCTGGATCGGTGGGCAGACTGGACATTTAGAGCCGCTGGCGGTTAATTTGTTTTTAAATTTAGACGACCTACATGGTATCGACACGCAAAAATCAAAACTGGTACAGAACACGCGTCAATTCCTGAAGGGCTATCCTGCCAATCACGTTTTGATGACAGGGACACGCGGCGCTGGTAAATCATCGCTGATTAGAGCATTGCTACAAGCCTATCATAATGAAGGTCTGCGCATTATTGAAATTGCCCGAGACGACTTACGGATGCTTGATAAAATACGGGCAGCGATTAAAGCCTTACCAGCTGACTGCAAATGTCGCTATGTGGTGTACTGTGATGACTTGGCATTTAATGGTCAAGATGAAAGCTACCGCACCTTAAAAAGTGTGCTTGATGGTTCTCTAGATTCAGAGCAAGACAAATTATTGGTTTATGCAACCAGTAACCGCCGCCATCTACTACCGCAGCTCATGAAAGACAATGTTAATATTTATAATGGTCAAACCGATGAGGTTAATCCTTATGAGACCATTGATGAGACGGTGTCTTTATCTGACCGTTTTGGTTTATGGCTGTCCTTTCATCCAATGGATCAAAATACTTATTTACATATCGTGCGACATTATTTATCTATTCAACAAAAAGTCGATGCTGGAAGTAGTCATGATGACATGCACGGTGATGCAGCAAATAAAGGTGCAGATAGCATTGATGAGTTACCCACCCATATCAGATCAGCCGCATTACGCTGGGCATCAGAACGCGGTGGACGCTCTGGTCGAGTGGCGTATCAGTTCAGTCGTTATTGGATAGGACAGACCCAATTGGCAGCTGAAGACAGTCAGTCTTAAAAACTCATATCATGTATTTTTATGGTCGCGTGCAGAGCCTAAATACTGTACGCGACTGCCTATATCATCACCCACTTCTTCCGCTGTTCCATTCACCAGATATTGGTCAAAATCTGCTGCCAGCCATAGATTACCTTGGTAAACACTTTCGGTATCCAATCGAATATGCGCCATATTTGGCGTGCTGCTATTTGGATTGTCAAAGCTCTGATAACGGGCGCTAAAATGGGTGAGAACTAGGTTTTTAAGCCCATTGTCTTGGGCAAATCGACCCAATAACTGCGCGCTACTATGCATTGGATCAAAATCTGGATTTTTTGCCTGAATCTTATTCAATAACTCATGAGTATATGTAGCTTCATGAACGAGTAAATCCGCATCAGCTATAGCATTGTTAAGACACTCTGGCGTATCGTTATCTCCAGCCACCACTACCCTTGTACGCTGACTCTCATTATCGACATAACCTGTTGAACGAAGCTTGCGACCGTCTTCGGTCATAACATCTTCGCCCTGTTGCAGTCTGCCCCACAGCGCGTTGGCTGGAATATTATCTGCTATCAGCTTGTCCTTATCAAGATGGCGATGACTGATCGTCTGGCTGATACCAAAGCCATAAGAGGGAACGCGATGCGATAACGGCGTGATATCAATTTCAAGCTGATGTTGATTGTCTAAGCTGATAGTTACCTGAGCTTTATTTTTACTATCTTGCTCAGATAGCAAATCTTCTATCGCCATAAAGTTAATAGCAAATGGAAAGTGCAATTTGGTAGTCAAAATAAGAGCATCAAGCAGTGTGGCAATCGCTTTTGGCGCAAGCAGTATCAGCGGCGCAGTACGTCCTGACATTGCCGCACTCGCTAACAACCCCGGCAAACCATAGCAATGGTCGCCATGCACATGAGTAATGCAAATCGCTTGTAACTGATGTAAAGATAACTTGGTATGTAAGAGCTGATGCTGCGTACCTTCACCGCAATCAATCAATAACCACGGCCGTGATTTCTTGTTTTGCTGTTGATTTGTCCCTGAGCTATAAGGGTTGATGCACTCGATGGCAAGCGCCGTTACATTACGTTGCTTGGTTGGCACACCTGCTGAGGTACCCAAAAAAGTGAGTTTTAGCATCGCTTATCTCTGCTGATTATCATTACGAGCTGTTATGGCAACTGACATATCATAGTTTTTTTGCCTTCAATCATCTGTCCGCCATTTGCCGTACATTCATTGACCATATTGGATTCATACGACT
The window above is part of the Psychrobacter cryohalolentis K5 genome. Proteins encoded here:
- a CDS encoding ATP-binding protein; amino-acid sequence: MPQSTKPVMNYALPDHLLDLLGQYLQEQITPTIEIDPAQLAYRWIGGQTGHLEPLAVNLFLNLDDLHGIDTQKSKLVQNTRQFLKGYPANHVLMTGTRGAGKSSLIRALLQAYHNEGLRIIEIARDDLRMLDKIRAAIKALPADCKCRYVVYCDDLAFNGQDESYRTLKSVLDGSLDSEQDKLLVYATSNRRHLLPQLMKDNVNIYNGQTDEVNPYETIDETVSLSDRFGLWLSFHPMDQNTYLHIVRHYLSIQQKVDAGSSHDDMHGDAANKGADSIDELPTHIRSAALRWASERGGRSGRVAYQFSRYWIGQTQLAAEDSQS
- a CDS encoding ribonuclease Z, coding for MLKLTFLGTSAGVPTKQRNVTALAIECINPYSSGTNQQQNKKSRPWLLIDCGEGTQHQLLHTKLSLHQLQAICITHVHGDHCYGLPGLLASAAMSGRTAPLILLAPKAIATLLDALILTTKLHFPFAINFMAIEDLLSEQDSKNKAQVTISLDNQHQLEIDITPLSHRVPSYGFGISQTISHRHLDKDKLIADNIPANALWGRLQQGEDVMTEDGRKLRSTGYVDNESQRTRVVVAGDNDTPECLNNAIADADLLVHEATYTHELLNKIQAKNPDFDPMHSSAQLLGRFAQDNGLKNLVLTHFSARYQSFDNPNSSTPNMAHIRLDTESVYQGNLWLAADFDQYLVNGTAEEVGDDIGSRVQYLGSARDHKNT